In a genomic window of Stakelama saccharophila:
- a CDS encoding arsenate reductase ArsC, with amino-acid sequence MPERSYNALFLCTGNSARSIMAEALLNRDGEGRFRAYSAGSFPKDAPHPMALKLITQMGLPTDGYRSKSWDEFAGPDAPTIDLIFTVCDDAAGEACPVWPGYPMTAHWGIEDPTAAEGPGQEQAFLTAMRYLHTRIQLLLALPIESLDRLALKRSLNEIGARDGATPLAQGTPEGAA; translated from the coding sequence ATGCCTGAGCGTTCCTACAACGCGCTGTTCCTGTGCACGGGCAATTCCGCCCGGTCGATCATGGCCGAGGCGCTGCTCAATCGCGACGGCGAAGGCCGGTTCCGCGCCTATAGCGCGGGCAGCTTCCCGAAGGATGCGCCGCATCCGATGGCGCTGAAGCTGATCACGCAGATGGGCCTTCCCACCGATGGCTATCGCTCGAAGAGCTGGGACGAATTCGCCGGCCCCGATGCGCCAACGATCGATTTGATCTTCACCGTGTGTGACGATGCGGCCGGCGAGGCCTGCCCGGTATGGCCCGGCTATCCGATGACCGCGCATTGGGGGATCGAGGATCCGACCGCCGCCGAAGGCCCCGGGCAGGAACAGGCGTTCCTCACCGCGATGCGTTATCTCCATACCCGCATCCAGTTGCTGCTTGCCTTGCCGATAGAGAGCCTTGACCGGCTCGCGCTCAAGCGCAGCCTGAACGAGATCGGCGCCCGCGACGGCGCGACCCCGCTCGCGCAGGGCACGCCGGAAGGTGCGGCATGA
- a CDS encoding sigma-70 family RNA polymerase sigma factor yields the protein MNDAAAIFDALRPPLLRVAYRMLGSMADAEDVVQDAWLRWAHADREAVRVPEAFLRRVVTRLCLDQLKSARARREDYFGPWLPDPVVEADMEEDVTLPLMLALERLSPLERAAFLLHDVFGESFDAIAEILRRDPAACRQLASRAREHVRAEKPRFPVERSRGFEIAQAFFAASRGGEIARLSTMLAEDVSLYSDGGGKRPAAGRVMRGAGEVIRTFAAIARLMRGGTGKLVRYAHINGLPGFVTREQDGILQTTALLIEHDRVKAIYVMRNPDKLRHLEAPSH from the coding sequence GTGAACGACGCTGCGGCCATCTTCGATGCGCTGCGGCCGCCGCTGTTACGGGTTGCGTATCGCATGCTCGGGTCGATGGCCGATGCGGAGGACGTGGTGCAGGACGCGTGGCTGCGCTGGGCACATGCCGATCGCGAAGCCGTTCGCGTCCCGGAGGCATTCCTGCGCCGTGTCGTCACGCGGCTGTGCCTCGATCAGCTCAAATCGGCGCGGGCGCGGCGCGAGGACTATTTCGGCCCGTGGCTGCCGGATCCGGTGGTCGAAGCGGATATGGAGGAGGACGTCACCCTCCCGCTGATGCTGGCGCTTGAACGGCTATCGCCGCTCGAACGCGCCGCGTTTCTTCTCCACGACGTGTTCGGCGAGAGTTTCGATGCCATCGCCGAGATCCTTCGCCGCGATCCGGCCGCTTGCCGACAGCTCGCCAGCCGCGCCCGTGAGCATGTCCGTGCGGAAAAACCGCGCTTTCCGGTGGAGCGATCGCGCGGGTTTGAGATAGCGCAGGCGTTCTTCGCCGCCTCGCGCGGCGGTGAAATCGCACGGCTGAGCACGATGCTGGCGGAGGATGTCAGCCTTTATTCGGACGGCGGCGGCAAGCGGCCGGCGGCGGGCCGCGTTATGCGCGGAGCGGGCGAGGTCATCCGCACCTTTGCCGCGATCGCGCGGCTTATGCGCGGGGGGACGGGAAAGCTCGTGCGCTATGCCCATATCAATGGCCTGCCAGGCTTCGTCACGCGCGAGCAGGACGGCATTCTCCAGACGACCGCGTTGCTGATCGAGCATGACCGGGTCAAGGCAATCTATGTAATGCGCAATCCCGACAAGCTCCGGCACCTCGAAGCGCCGTCGCATTGA
- a CDS encoding carboxymuconolactone decarboxylase family protein translates to MTDRINPYAAAPALLKMWLDFSDQVAAGGLEKPLLELVKIRASQINGCANCLNMHSYEARQAGESEQRIAVLTAWHDAPCYTDRERAALDWTEHLTLIADKRAPQHVYDALDAQFSQEEQVTLTMMINVINGWNRLAVGFDLFAPELGWKR, encoded by the coding sequence ATGACCGACCGTATCAATCCCTATGCCGCCGCGCCTGCGTTGCTCAAGATGTGGCTGGACTTCTCCGACCAGGTCGCCGCGGGCGGGCTCGAAAAGCCGTTGCTCGAACTGGTCAAGATCCGCGCATCACAGATCAACGGATGCGCCAACTGCCTCAACATGCACAGCTATGAAGCGCGGCAGGCCGGCGAGAGCGAGCAGCGCATTGCCGTTCTGACGGCATGGCACGACGCGCCATGCTATACTGATCGCGAGCGCGCTGCGCTCGACTGGACCGAACATCTGACGCTGATTGCCGACAAGCGTGCGCCGCAGCATGTCTATGACGCATTGGACGCCCAGTTCAGCCAGGAGGAGCAGGTTACGCTGACCATGATGATCAACGTCATCAACGGCTGGAACCGGCTGGCGGTCGGTTTCGACCTGTTCGCGCCGGAACTGGGCTGGAAGCGGTGA
- a CDS encoding ArsR/SmtB family transcription factor: protein MTTDDALAALASLAHPTRLAAFRLLVQAEPDGLSTGQLVDASGLSQSTFSSHLAILVAAGLVIPDKRGRQMIQRADIERLRALMLFLAKDCCGGRAELCAPLVTELADCC from the coding sequence ATGACGACTGACGACGCCCTCGCAGCGCTTGCCTCGCTCGCGCATCCGACGCGACTTGCCGCCTTCCGCCTGCTCGTTCAGGCCGAGCCCGACGGGCTTTCGACCGGTCAGCTCGTCGATGCTTCCGGTCTCTCCCAGAGCACATTTTCGAGCCATCTCGCCATCCTCGTCGCCGCCGGGCTCGTCATTCCGGACAAGCGCGGGCGGCAAATGATCCAGCGCGCCGATATCGAGCGACTGCGCGCGCTGATGCTGTTTCTCGCCAAGGATTGCTGTGGCGGTCGCGCCGAGCTGTGCGCGCCGCTCGTCACCGAACTCGCCGATTGCTGCTGA
- the arsH gene encoding arsenical resistance protein ArsH, whose amino-acid sequence MSRLRPLPELDHLPALDPAYVHERPALGLGDDSPRPRILLLYGSLRERSYSRLAVEEAARLLHLFGAETRIFNPADLPLPDQIAGDDHPAVTELREHAFWSEGMVWCSPERHGQVSAIMKAQIDHLPLNIGGMRPTQGRTLAVMQVSGGSQSFNSVNTLRLLGRWMRMVTIPNQSSVPKAYEEFDETGRMKPSPLYDRIVDVMEELVRFTVLLRPHAEQLVDRYSERKADDRPLDPNQDLSAIAIRS is encoded by the coding sequence TTGTCCCGTCTGCGCCCGCTTCCCGAGCTCGATCACCTTCCCGCGCTCGACCCGGCCTATGTCCATGAACGGCCCGCGCTCGGACTCGGCGATGACAGCCCGCGCCCGCGCATTCTGCTGCTCTACGGCAGCCTGCGCGAGCGATCCTATTCGCGGCTCGCGGTCGAGGAGGCGGCGCGGCTGTTGCACTTGTTCGGCGCGGAGACCCGCATCTTCAATCCCGCCGACCTGCCGCTGCCCGATCAGATCGCTGGCGACGATCACCCCGCCGTTACCGAGCTGCGCGAACACGCCTTCTGGTCCGAGGGCATGGTGTGGTGCAGCCCCGAACGCCACGGCCAGGTCAGCGCGATCATGAAAGCGCAGATCGATCACTTGCCGCTCAACATCGGCGGCATGCGGCCGACGCAGGGGCGCACGCTCGCGGTGATGCAGGTCTCGGGCGGCTCGCAGTCGTTCAACAGCGTCAACACGCTGCGCCTGCTCGGCCGCTGGATGCGGATGGTGACGATCCCCAACCAGTCAAGCGTGCCCAAGGCCTATGAGGAGTTCGACGAGACCGGGCGGATGAAACCCTCGCCGCTCTATGACCGCATCGTCGACGTGATGGAGGAGCTGGTGCGCTTCACCGTGCTGCTCCGTCCCCATGCCGAGCAACTGGTCGATCGCTATTCGGAGCGCAAAGCGGATGACCGCCCCCTCGACCCAAATCAAGACCTGTCAGCAATCGCCATTCGCTCGTGA
- a CDS encoding SDR family oxidoreductase has product MIDINRKGTFLRARQAPEDIARTAVVLASDIAGYVTGTTVFVDGGMTDYPRSRMAADRAMDDASGIMA; this is encoded by the coding sequence GTGATCGACATCAATCGGAAGGGCACGTTCCTTCGTGCGCGGCAAGCGCCGGAGGATATCGCCCGGACGGCGGTCGTGCTCGCTTCGGACATTGCCGGCTATGTCACGGGGACGACGGTGTTCGTCGACGGTGGCATGACCGATTATCCTCGTTCGCGCATGGCGGCTGATCGCGCGATGGACGACGCATCGGGGATCATGGCCTGA
- a CDS encoding molybdopterin-dependent oxidoreductase, with protein sequence MTTTRTTCAYCGVGCGVLATPTGERTATIAGDPQHPANRGRLCSKGTHLGETIGLDGRMLHPTIGKRRARWDKALDLVAKRFRETIARYGPGSVAFYVSGQLLTEDYYVANKLMKGFIGSANIDTNSRLCMSSAVAGHMRAFGEDLVAGSYDDIDAADLIVLVGSNAAWCHPIVYQRIRARCEAGAKLVVIDPRRTETAGEADCHLALKPGSDVALMNGLLAHCRREGVLDTAFLADHVAVPEGFWKALDDGHDLWTIARTCDLPPMELKRFYDLFAATPRTVTMFSQGINQSIRGTDQVNAIINVHLATGRIGKPGAAPFSITGQPNAMGGREVGGLASTLAAHRGFEAADVAEVGRFWAAPNMATKPGLKAVDLFRAVGEGRIKALWIMATNPAVSMPDAGTVRAALATCPFVVVSDVIAETDTSRYAHVRLPAAAWGEKDGTVTNSERMVSRQRAFLPLPGEARPDWWIIKEVARRMGWRTAFAYDRPADIWREHARLTTYRNGGRRLLDLRGRTAIGNMDYDAMAPFRWVERPFTDSRFPMPDGKARLVPVAQRRTQKPLRAWPLTLNTGRYRDQWHTMTRTGLSPKLARHRDEPLVEVHPADTERFGLVDGGLGRVVTPQGDSLFRVQVSESQRPGELFTPIHWTDRQSTGGRTGLLTRSLTDPWSGQPGFKIAPARLEPVTVDWRGFLIARGSVKAPDCLWSTRVTVPGGVLFELAGDGDPAALEAAMPKGARIEASDPARGNRRVAVLDDNRLAAVLFVAASGELPGRDWLIAQLDTKQGPEVLAGRAPDDEPDRGPIVCTCFDAGLKTILATIREQRLADVAAIGEALGAGTNCGSCRPALARILDEELTEAANG encoded by the coding sequence ATGACCACCACTCGCACCACCTGCGCCTATTGCGGCGTCGGCTGCGGGGTGCTTGCAACGCCGACCGGTGAACGGACGGCGACGATCGCCGGTGATCCGCAGCATCCCGCCAATCGCGGCCGGCTGTGCTCCAAGGGCACGCATCTGGGCGAGACGATCGGGCTCGATGGCCGCATGCTCCACCCCACGATCGGCAAGCGCCGGGCGCGCTGGGACAAGGCGCTCGATCTGGTGGCAAAGCGCTTCCGCGAGACGATCGCGCGGTACGGGCCGGGCAGCGTCGCCTTCTATGTCTCGGGCCAGTTGCTGACCGAGGATTATTACGTCGCCAACAAGCTGATGAAGGGCTTCATCGGCTCGGCCAATATCGACACGAATTCGCGGCTGTGCATGTCGAGTGCGGTCGCCGGGCACATGCGCGCGTTCGGCGAGGATCTCGTCGCCGGCAGCTATGACGATATCGACGCCGCCGATTTGATCGTGCTGGTCGGCTCCAACGCCGCCTGGTGCCACCCGATCGTCTATCAGCGCATCCGCGCGCGGTGCGAGGCAGGTGCGAAACTGGTGGTGATCGACCCGCGCCGCACCGAGACCGCCGGCGAGGCCGATTGCCACCTCGCGCTCAAGCCCGGCAGCGACGTTGCGCTGATGAACGGGCTGCTGGCGCATTGCCGGCGCGAAGGCGTGCTGGATACGGCGTTCCTCGCCGATCACGTCGCCGTGCCGGAGGGTTTCTGGAAGGCGCTCGACGACGGCCATGATCTGTGGACGATCGCGCGCACCTGCGACCTGCCGCCGATGGAGCTCAAGCGCTTCTACGACCTGTTCGCCGCGACGCCGCGCACCGTCACGATGTTCAGCCAGGGCATCAACCAGTCGATCCGGGGAACCGATCAGGTCAACGCGATCATCAACGTACATCTCGCCACCGGGCGGATCGGCAAACCGGGTGCTGCCCCCTTCTCGATCACCGGCCAGCCCAATGCGATGGGCGGGCGCGAGGTCGGCGGCCTCGCCTCGACGCTGGCGGCGCATCGCGGTTTCGAGGCGGCGGACGTCGCCGAGGTCGGCCGCTTCTGGGCCGCGCCCAACATGGCGACCAAGCCGGGTCTGAAGGCGGTCGACCTGTTCCGCGCGGTCGGCGAGGGCCGGATCAAGGCGCTGTGGATCATGGCGACCAACCCGGCAGTGTCGATGCCCGACGCCGGCACGGTGCGCGCGGCGCTGGCCACGTGCCCGTTCGTCGTCGTCTCCGACGTGATCGCCGAGACCGACACCAGCCGCTACGCGCACGTCCGCCTGCCCGCCGCCGCCTGGGGCGAGAAGGACGGCACCGTCACCAATTCCGAGCGCATGGTGAGCCGCCAGCGCGCCTTCCTGCCGCTTCCCGGCGAGGCGCGGCCCGACTGGTGGATCATCAAGGAGGTCGCCCGGCGGATGGGCTGGCGCACCGCCTTCGCATACGATCGTCCCGCCGACATCTGGCGCGAGCATGCCCGGCTGACAACCTATCGCAACGGCGGCCGGCGTCTGCTCGATCTTCGCGGACGAACCGCGATCGGCAATATGGATTACGATGCGATGGCGCCGTTTCGTTGGGTCGAGCGCCCATTCACCGACAGTCGTTTCCCGATGCCCGACGGCAAAGCCCGGCTTGTGCCGGTGGCGCAACGGCGGACGCAAAAGCCGCTGCGCGCCTGGCCGCTGACGCTCAATACCGGACGGTATCGCGACCAGTGGCACACGATGACGCGCACCGGCCTCAGCCCGAAGCTCGCCCGTCACCGCGACGAGCCGCTGGTCGAGGTCCATCCAGCCGATACCGAACGGTTCGGGCTCGTCGATGGCGGGCTGGGCCGGGTTGTCACGCCGCAGGGCGACAGCCTGTTTCGGGTTCAGGTGAGCGAAAGCCAGCGCCCCGGCGAGTTGTTCACGCCCATTCACTGGACCGACCGGCAATCGACCGGCGGCCGCACCGGGCTGCTGACGCGATCGCTGACCGATCCATGGTCGGGTCAGCCCGGCTTCAAGATCGCGCCGGCGCGGCTCGAGCCGGTCACCGTCGACTGGCGCGGCTTCCTTATCGCGCGCGGGTCAGTGAAGGCGCCCGACTGCCTGTGGTCGACGCGGGTGACGGTGCCCGGTGGCGTCCTGTTCGAACTGGCCGGCGACGGCGACCCGGCCGCGCTCGAGGCGGCTATGCCCAAAGGCGCGCGGATCGAGGCGAGCGACCCGGCACGCGGCAACCGGCGAGTGGCGGTGCTCGACGACAATCGGCTGGCGGCAGTGCTGTTCGTCGCCGCCAGCGGTGAATTGCCCGGCCGCGACTGGCTGATCGCGCAACTCGATACCAAGCAGGGGCCCGAGGTGCTCGCCGGCCGCGCGCCCGATGACGAACCCGATCGCGGGCCGATCGTCTGCACCTGTTTCGATGCCGGACTGAAGACGATCCTGGCGACGATCCGCGAGCAACGCCTCGCCGATGTCGCGGCGATCGGCGAGGCGCTCGGCGCCGGCACCAATTGCGGCTCGTGCCGCCCGGCGCTCGCCCGGATCCTCGATGAAGAACTGACGGAGGCCGCCAATGGATGA
- a CDS encoding YnfA family protein encodes MTGYLAYPLAALCEIAGCFAFWAWWRLDRTPAWIVPGLAVLALFAWLLAQVPTDEAGRAYAAYGGVYVAASLLWLWVVEGTTPDRWDVAGGAVVLAGAAIILFGPRG; translated from the coding sequence ATGACCGGCTATCTCGCCTATCCGCTGGCCGCGCTGTGCGAGATCGCGGGCTGCTTCGCGTTCTGGGCGTGGTGGCGGCTCGACCGCACGCCGGCTTGGATCGTCCCGGGGCTCGCCGTGCTCGCGCTGTTCGCCTGGCTGCTCGCGCAGGTGCCGACCGACGAAGCCGGGCGTGCCTATGCCGCCTATGGCGGCGTCTATGTGGCTGCTTCGCTGCTATGGCTGTGGGTCGTCGAAGGCACGACGCCCGATCGCTGGGACGTCGCCGGCGGTGCGGTCGTGCTCGCCGGCGCCGCCATCATCCTGTTCGGCCCGCGCGGCTGA
- a CDS encoding arsenic transporter, with the protein MLLAILIFVATIALVIWQPKGLGIGWSAIGGAVVALLTGVISLGDIPVVWDIIWNATGAFVAIILISLILDRAGFFEWAALHVARWGGGDGRWLFALVVLLGAGVAALFANDGAALILTPIVIAMLRALGYDEKATLAFVMAAGFIADTSSLPLVVSNLVNIVSADFFHIGFGRYALVMIPVDLAAIAATLAALMIFFRKDIPARYDVAQLRAPAEAIRDHATFRAGWVVLALLLAGFFVLDPLGVPVSAVAAVGAVVLIAIAARGPVIPTRTVIREAPWQVVIFSLGMYLVVYGLKNAGLTDALAGLLTRASEGGVWGAAFGTGILAALLSSIMNNMPTVLVGALSIDATQATGTVHQAMVYANVIGCDLGPKITPIGSLATLLWLHVLGQKGVKIAWGYYFRVGITLTTPILLVTLAALALRLTLA; encoded by the coding sequence ATGCTGCTCGCGATCCTGATCTTCGTCGCCACGATCGCGCTGGTGATCTGGCAGCCCAAGGGGCTGGGCATTGGCTGGAGCGCGATCGGCGGCGCGGTCGTCGCGCTGCTGACAGGCGTCATCTCACTCGGCGACATTCCGGTCGTTTGGGACATTATTTGGAACGCCACCGGCGCCTTCGTCGCGATCATCCTCATCAGCCTGATCCTCGACCGCGCCGGCTTCTTCGAATGGGCGGCGCTGCATGTCGCGCGCTGGGGCGGCGGCGACGGGCGCTGGCTGTTCGCGCTGGTCGTGCTGCTCGGCGCAGGGGTCGCGGCGCTGTTCGCCAATGACGGCGCGGCGCTGATCCTGACGCCGATCGTCATCGCGATGCTGCGCGCGCTGGGCTATGACGAGAAGGCGACGCTGGCTTTCGTGATGGCGGCGGGGTTCATCGCCGATACCTCCAGCCTGCCGCTGGTCGTCTCCAATCTCGTCAATATCGTCTCGGCTGATTTTTTCCATATCGGCTTCGGCCGCTATGCGCTGGTGATGATCCCGGTCGATCTCGCCGCGATTGCTGCGACGCTGGCGGCGCTGATGATCTTCTTCCGCAAAGATATTCCGGCCCGCTACGACGTCGCGCAATTGCGCGCGCCCGCCGAGGCGATCCGCGACCACGCCACCTTCCGCGCCGGTTGGGTGGTGCTGGCGTTGCTGCTCGCCGGGTTCTTCGTGCTCGATCCGCTCGGCGTGCCGGTGAGCGCGGTGGCCGCCGTCGGCGCCGTCGTGCTCATCGCCATTGCCGCGCGCGGCCCCGTCATCCCGACGCGCACGGTGATCCGCGAGGCCCCTTGGCAGGTCGTGATCTTCTCGCTCGGCATGTATCTGGTCGTCTACGGTCTCAAGAATGCCGGGCTGACCGACGCGCTGGCCGGGCTGCTGACCCGCGCGAGCGAGGGCGGGGTGTGGGGCGCGGCATTCGGCACCGGCATCCTGGCGGCATTGCTGTCGTCGATCATGAACAACATGCCGACTGTGCTCGTCGGCGCGCTGTCGATCGACGCGACGCAGGCCACCGGCACAGTGCACCAGGCGATGGTCTACGCCAACGTCATCGGTTGCGACCTCGGGCCCAAGATCACCCCGATCGGCTCGCTGGCCACGCTCTTGTGGCTGCACGTGCTGGGGCAGAAGGGCGTGAAGATCGCCTGGGGCTATTATTTCCGCGTCGGCATCACGCTGACGACGCCGATCCTGCTCGTGACGCTGGCGGCGCTGGCGCTGCGCCTGACGCTGGCATGA
- the cobA gene encoding uroporphyrinogen-III C-methyltransferase — protein MDDDFTPRTVWLVGAGPGDPELLTRKAARLLARADIVFYDALVGAGVLDLAAPAELICVGKRSGRHSKDQRTIDALIVDAALADKRVVRLKGGDPPIFGRSAEELAACAAYGVPVRICPGITAASAAAASGLASLTLRGSARQLTFVTAHARSGEALDLDWATLARTDTTLAIYMGRAAAPDIARKLIAAGRAPDTPVMIAVNASLPNERLIRGRLDALPFLVKALGNSDPTLLLIGEACRPTIVNEARPRDSIAACALR, from the coding sequence ATGGATGACGATTTCACGCCGCGCACGGTCTGGCTGGTCGGAGCCGGCCCCGGCGATCCCGAGTTGCTCACCCGCAAGGCAGCGCGATTGCTGGCGCGTGCGGACATCGTTTTTTACGACGCACTCGTCGGTGCTGGCGTGCTCGACCTCGCGGCACCAGCGGAGTTGATCTGTGTCGGCAAGCGTTCTGGCCGGCACTCGAAGGATCAAAGAACGATCGACGCCCTGATCGTCGATGCCGCGCTGGCAGACAAGCGCGTGGTCCGGCTGAAGGGCGGCGATCCGCCGATCTTCGGCCGCTCGGCGGAGGAGTTGGCGGCTTGCGCAGCCTATGGCGTGCCTGTGCGCATCTGTCCCGGCATCACCGCCGCCAGCGCGGCCGCGGCGAGCGGACTTGCGTCGCTCACCCTGCGGGGCAGCGCACGACAGCTCACATTCGTAACCGCACATGCCCGATCGGGTGAGGCGCTCGATCTCGACTGGGCGACGCTGGCGCGCACCGATACCACGCTCGCCATCTATATGGGCCGCGCGGCCGCGCCCGACATCGCGCGGAAGCTGATCGCAGCGGGCCGCGCGCCGGACACGCCGGTGATGATCGCCGTCAACGCCTCGCTTCCGAACGAGCGCCTGATCCGCGGGCGGCTGGACGCGCTGCCATTCCTGGTGAAAGCACTCGGCAACAGCGACCCGACGCTGCTCCTGATCGGTGAGGCTTGCCGACCAACGATCGTAAACGAAGCACGTCCCCGCGATTCGATCGCAGCATGTGCCCTCAGGTGA
- the arsC gene encoding arsenate reductase (glutaredoxin) (This arsenate reductase requires both glutathione and glutaredoxin to convert arsenate to arsenite, after which the efflux transporter formed by ArsA and ArsB can extrude the arsenite from the cell, providing resistance.) translates to MTAIDVVIYHNPDCGTSRNTLAMIRNAGIEPHVIEYLKTPPSRAMLEQLIARAGLTPRALLREKGTPYAELGLGDESLSDKALIDAMMAHPILINRPLVVTPVGVRLCRPSEVVLDILPNPQRGAFTKEDGERVADDAGKRIA, encoded by the coding sequence ATGACCGCGATCGACGTCGTCATCTATCACAATCCCGATTGCGGCACCTCGCGCAACACGCTGGCGATGATCCGCAATGCGGGAATCGAGCCGCATGTGATCGAGTATCTCAAGACGCCGCCGTCGCGCGCGATGCTCGAGCAACTGATCGCCCGTGCTGGGCTGACCCCGCGCGCGCTGCTGCGCGAAAAGGGCACGCCCTATGCCGAGCTTGGCCTCGGTGATGAAAGCCTGAGCGACAAGGCGCTGATCGACGCGATGATGGCGCATCCGATCCTCATCAACCGGCCGCTGGTGGTGACGCCGGTCGGGGTCAGGCTGTGCCGTCCCTCGGAAGTCGTGCTCGACATCCTCCCGAACCCGCAGCGCGGCGCCTTCACCAAGGAGGACGGCGAGCGCGTCGCCGACGATGCCGGTAAGCGTATCGCCTGA